The following coding sequences are from one Paenarthrobacter ureafaciens window:
- a CDS encoding alpha-mannosidase — MHDDRRITEQRLDRFVRERLLPAIYGRSIPLELSSWEARGEPVPAAEALRQVFTPQEHGAAWGRAWSTKWLRLQGEVPEAWGSAENTAVEIIVDLGFNSDVPGFQCEGTAWRADGSIIKAISPRNYHVPLKLIGSGLSVDFYVEAAANPDVAQGWSFAPTPLGDKATSGDEPRYRLGRIAIAELNETVWELNQDVWTLSGLMHELPMEMPRRHEILRALERMLDVMDPDDVAGTAAAGREALAEVLARPAYASAHELLATGHAHIDSAWLWPVRETIRKCARTFSNVVALMDDNPDFVFSCSSAQQMAWMKEFYPELFVRIREKVQAGQFVPVGGMWVESDTNMPGGEAMARQFVEGKSFFLREFNVECQEAWLPDSFGYSGALPQIVKSAGSRWFLTQKISWNKVNRMPHHTFAWEGIDGTRLFTHFPPVDTYNAELHARELAHAERNFREHGRATMSLVPFGYGDGGGGPTREMVAAARRTADLEGSPKVRLGTAKDFFVKAEAEYPQLPVWVGEMYLEMHRGTYTSQAKTKQGNRHSEHLLREAELWCTTAAVRLGEAYEYPAGELKRLWQLVLLQQFHDILPGSSIAWVHQDAERNYLAIARDLEAIIVQAAQALLGPGDTEFLLNAAPHRRLGVPALGASEPGSSRTGSLDGVVQASEEAGGYVLDNGIIRAVLDDRGLLTSLVDHASGRDAIAPGHAGNLLELFRDTPNEWDAWDIEEFYRRNVTPLTEAETIGLERTAASAVVVVKRTVGASTITQRLTLAAGAESLGISTIVDWQEREKMLKIAFPLDVRADQSASETQFGHVFRPTHTNTSWDAAKFEICAHRWIHVGEPGYGVAVSNGSSYGHDVTRAIREDGGTTTTVRTSLLRSARFPDPEADRGEHVLELSIRPGADIADAVEEGYRTNLKPRLMRGGNPVEPLVSVSNPGIVVEALKLAEDGSGDVVVRLYESLGQRSTGTVTANFPARTVVATDLLERTVGATGVASRSAGAGGADPGTAVAGLVLRPFQLVTLRFGK, encoded by the coding sequence TTGCACGACGACCGCAGGATCACCGAACAACGTCTGGACAGGTTTGTGCGTGAGCGTCTGCTCCCGGCCATCTACGGCCGTTCGATCCCGCTTGAACTGAGCAGCTGGGAAGCCCGCGGCGAGCCCGTGCCCGCCGCGGAAGCCCTTCGGCAGGTCTTCACGCCCCAAGAGCACGGTGCGGCATGGGGCAGGGCCTGGAGCACAAAGTGGCTGCGGCTGCAGGGGGAAGTTCCGGAGGCGTGGGGCTCGGCAGAGAACACGGCCGTGGAAATCATCGTGGATTTGGGCTTCAACAGCGACGTTCCCGGCTTCCAGTGCGAGGGCACCGCATGGCGCGCGGACGGAAGCATCATCAAGGCAATCTCGCCACGCAACTACCACGTCCCGTTGAAGCTCATTGGCAGCGGTCTGTCCGTGGATTTCTACGTAGAGGCCGCAGCGAATCCCGACGTCGCGCAGGGCTGGTCCTTCGCGCCAACGCCCTTGGGGGACAAGGCGACGTCCGGAGATGAACCGCGGTACCGCTTGGGCCGCATAGCCATCGCGGAGCTGAACGAAACCGTCTGGGAGCTCAACCAGGACGTCTGGACACTGAGCGGGCTGATGCACGAGCTCCCCATGGAGATGCCCCGGCGCCACGAGATCCTGAGGGCGTTGGAACGGATGCTCGACGTCATGGATCCGGACGATGTGGCCGGAACAGCTGCTGCGGGGCGGGAAGCCTTGGCGGAGGTGTTGGCCCGGCCTGCCTACGCGTCCGCCCATGAGCTGCTTGCCACCGGGCATGCCCACATCGATTCCGCGTGGCTATGGCCTGTCCGAGAAACCATCCGCAAATGCGCGCGGACCTTCTCCAACGTCGTGGCGCTGATGGACGACAACCCGGACTTCGTCTTTTCCTGTTCATCGGCCCAGCAGATGGCGTGGATGAAGGAGTTCTATCCCGAGCTCTTCGTCCGCATCCGCGAGAAAGTGCAGGCGGGCCAGTTCGTGCCCGTCGGCGGCATGTGGGTGGAATCGGATACCAACATGCCCGGCGGGGAAGCCATGGCGCGCCAGTTCGTGGAGGGCAAGAGCTTTTTCCTGCGGGAGTTCAACGTGGAATGCCAGGAGGCCTGGCTGCCGGATTCCTTCGGCTACTCCGGTGCCCTTCCGCAGATCGTCAAGTCTGCCGGTTCCCGCTGGTTCCTGACCCAGAAGATCTCCTGGAACAAAGTCAACCGGATGCCGCACCACACTTTTGCGTGGGAAGGAATCGACGGGACGCGGCTGTTCACGCACTTCCCCCCGGTGGACACCTACAACGCCGAACTTCATGCGAGGGAACTTGCCCACGCCGAACGCAATTTCCGGGAGCACGGCCGGGCAACCATGTCCCTGGTGCCGTTCGGTTACGGCGACGGCGGAGGCGGACCCACCCGCGAAATGGTCGCGGCGGCGCGCCGCACTGCGGATCTGGAAGGTTCTCCCAAGGTCCGGCTGGGCACCGCCAAGGACTTCTTCGTCAAGGCCGAGGCCGAGTACCCGCAACTGCCGGTGTGGGTGGGCGAGATGTACCTTGAGATGCACCGGGGAACCTACACCAGCCAGGCCAAGACCAAGCAGGGCAACAGGCACAGCGAGCACCTCCTGCGCGAAGCGGAACTGTGGTGCACCACCGCGGCCGTCCGCCTGGGCGAGGCCTACGAGTATCCTGCCGGTGAACTCAAGAGGCTTTGGCAGCTTGTCCTCCTTCAGCAGTTCCATGACATCCTCCCCGGCAGCTCCATTGCCTGGGTCCACCAGGACGCCGAACGCAACTATCTGGCGATCGCCCGCGACCTCGAGGCAATCATCGTTCAAGCTGCCCAGGCCCTCCTCGGCCCGGGCGACACGGAGTTCCTGCTCAACGCGGCACCCCACAGGAGGCTCGGAGTGCCGGCATTGGGCGCATCGGAGCCCGGCAGCTCGCGGACGGGCTCATTGGACGGCGTTGTGCAGGCGAGCGAAGAGGCGGGCGGATACGTCCTGGACAACGGCATCATCCGTGCCGTGCTTGACGATCGCGGGCTGCTGACTTCCCTGGTGGACCACGCCAGCGGCCGGGACGCCATCGCCCCAGGGCACGCAGGAAACCTGCTGGAACTCTTCAGGGACACGCCCAACGAGTGGGACGCCTGGGACATTGAGGAGTTCTACCGGCGCAACGTCACGCCACTGACCGAAGCGGAAACCATCGGCCTCGAGCGCACGGCTGCATCCGCCGTCGTGGTGGTCAAGCGGACCGTTGGCGCCTCCACCATTACGCAGCGCCTCACGCTCGCCGCGGGGGCGGAGTCCTTGGGCATCAGCACGATTGTTGATTGGCAGGAGCGCGAGAAGATGCTCAAGATCGCCTTCCCGCTGGACGTGCGCGCGGACCAGTCCGCGTCGGAGACCCAGTTCGGACATGTCTTCCGGCCCACCCACACCAACACCTCCTGGGACGCCGCAAAGTTCGAGATCTGCGCGCACCGCTGGATCCACGTCGGCGAACCGGGCTATGGCGTTGCCGTCAGCAACGGGTCCAGCTACGGCCACGACGTCACGCGCGCAATCCGGGAAGACGGCGGGACCACGACGACGGTCCGTACCTCGCTGCTGCGCTCGGCCCGGTTCCCGGACCCTGAGGCGGACCGTGGCGAGCACGTGCTGGAGCTGTCCATCCGGCCCGGTGCGGACATCGCCGACGCGGTCGAAGAGGGTTACAGGACCAACCTCAAGCCACGCTTGATGCGGGGCGGGAACCCGGTTGAGCCGTTGGTTTCGGTGTCCAATCCCGGGATTGTGGTGGAGGCCTTGAAGCTCGCTGAAGACGGCAGCGGAGACGTGGTTGTGCGCCTCTACGAATCCCTGGGCCAGAGGTCCACGGGGACAGTGACGGCGAACTTCCCGGCCCGGACGGTGGTGGCTACCGACCTGCTGGAGCGTACGGTGGGGGCGACGGGCGTGGCCTCCAGGAGTGCAGGCGCGGGCGGTGCAGATCCGGGTACTGCCGTGGCCGGGCTCGTCCTTCGACCGTTCCAGCTGGTGACCCTGCGCTTCGGCAAGTAG